Proteins found in one Arachis stenosperma cultivar V10309 chromosome 8, arast.V10309.gnm1.PFL2, whole genome shotgun sequence genomic segment:
- the LOC130944264 gene encoding putative pentatricopeptide repeat-containing protein At1g12700, mitochondrial isoform X2 — MLYATRLCLLHSQPLPSRDAYKFDNVEDAVALFNCKVDMHPQPSIVELTKILGTIVKMKYYATAIHLYTHMESKGILPFSVTLNIMINCYGHAGQMGFALSVMSKFVKWGFKPSAVTFTTLMKGLCLNGKILDALYIYGKIVAKGFWFDEVMYGTLINGLCKSGETRVALQRLWKMEGQFVKPNLVMYNIVVDGLCKDGLLNDALDLYFNMLGRGISPDIVTYTSLIYGFCHAGQWKEAGLLLNEIFVKDISLDVYTFNIIIDALCKEEMLLQAHDLCDVMILRGQQPNIITYTILMNGYCLNNKVDEARNLFDMVIERGVVPDVWSYNILIKGYCKINRVDEAMNLMKDMFRKNIVPNIVTYNTLVDGLCKAGRISSAREIVNEMHYCGQPFPNVTTYNIILDFVCKNQHLDEAIRLFKSLIFERRFIPNVWSYNILISGYCKNKRLDGAMNLLQDMFKNLDPNIETYNILLHALCDRQQLGKAVILLNQIIDDDICPNLYTYKILVHGL, encoded by the exons ATGTTGTATGCAACGAG GCTATGTCTTCTTCATTCACAACCGCTTCCATCACGAGACGCTTACAAATTTGATAATGTTGAAGATGCTGTAGCTTTATTTAATTGCAAGGTTGATATGCATCCGCAGCCATCGATTGTGGAATTGACCAAAATCTTGGGAACGATTGTAAAGATGAAGTATTATGCCACGGCTATTCATCTTTATACCCATATGGAGTCAAAGGGCATCCTACCATTTAGTGTTACTTTGAACATCATGATCAATTGTTATGGCCATGCAGGTCAGATGGGTTTTGCACTCTCGGTAATGAGCAAGTTTGTTAAGTGGGGTTTTAAGCCAAGTGCTGTAACTTTTACTACACTAATGAAGGGGTTGTGTCTTAATGGTAAGATTTTGGATGCACTCTACATTTATGGTAAAATAGTTGCAAAAGGATTTTGGTTTGATGAAGTTATGTACGGAACCTTAATCAATGGACTGTGCAAGTCTGGAGAAACAAGAGTTGCTCTTCAAAGGCTTTGGAAAATGGAGGGTCAGTTTGTTAAGCCGAATCTTGTAATGTACAATATTGTTGTTGATGGTTTGTGCAAAGATGGACTTTTGAATGATGCACtggatttatattttaatatgctTGGTCGAGGAATTTCCCCTGATATTGTTACTTACACTTCATTAATATATGGTTTTTGTCATGCGGGCCAATGGAAAGAAGCTGGATTATTGCTGAATGAGATTTTTGTTAAAGACATCAGCCTAGATGTGTATACCTTTAACATAATAATTGATGCATTATGCAAAGAAGAGATGCTATTACAAGCCCACGATTTGTGCGATGTGATGATTCTAAGGGGCCAACAACCAAACATTATTACTTACACAATTTTGATGAATGGATATTGTTTGAACAATAAAGTTGATGAGGCAAGAAACTTATTTGATATGGTAATTGAAAGGGGTGTTGTGCCTGATGTTTGGAGTTATAACATCTTGATTAAAGGTTATTGCAAGATTAACAGAGTGGATGAGGCCATGAATTTGATGAAAGATATGTTTCGTAAGAACATAGTTCCAAACATTGTAACTTACAATACTCTAGTTGATGGCTTGTGCAAAGCTGGTAGAATCTCGTCTGCAAGGGAGATTGTTAATGAAATGCATTATTGCGGTCAACCATTCCCTAATGTAACCACTTATAATATCATTTTAGATTTCGTGTGCAAAAACCAGCATCTTGATGAGGCAATTAGATTATTTAAAAGTCTCATCTTTGAAAGACGTTTTATTCCAAATGTTTGGAGTTACAATATCTTGATTAGTGGTTATTGCAAGAATAAAAGATTAGATGGAGCCATGAATCTTTTACAAGATATGTTCAAGAATTTGGATCCAAATATTGAAACTTACAATATATTGTTACACGCGTTATGCGACAGACAGCAACTTGGCAAGGCAGTTATACTATTAAACCAAATTATTGATGATGATATTTGTCCTAATTTGTACACATACAAAATACTTGTACATGGTTTATAG
- the LOC130944264 gene encoding putative pentatricopeptide repeat-containing protein At1g12700, mitochondrial isoform X1 — protein MQRGMHLKLHRFLLPSLNLLAFMPYAHRTRLCLLHSQPLPSRDAYKFDNVEDAVALFNCKVDMHPQPSIVELTKILGTIVKMKYYATAIHLYTHMESKGILPFSVTLNIMINCYGHAGQMGFALSVMSKFVKWGFKPSAVTFTTLMKGLCLNGKILDALYIYGKIVAKGFWFDEVMYGTLINGLCKSGETRVALQRLWKMEGQFVKPNLVMYNIVVDGLCKDGLLNDALDLYFNMLGRGISPDIVTYTSLIYGFCHAGQWKEAGLLLNEIFVKDISLDVYTFNIIIDALCKEEMLLQAHDLCDVMILRGQQPNIITYTILMNGYCLNNKVDEARNLFDMVIERGVVPDVWSYNILIKGYCKINRVDEAMNLMKDMFRKNIVPNIVTYNTLVDGLCKAGRISSAREIVNEMHYCGQPFPNVTTYNIILDFVCKNQHLDEAIRLFKSLIFERRFIPNVWSYNILISGYCKNKRLDGAMNLLQDMFKNLDPNIETYNILLHALCDRQQLGKAVILLNQIIDDDICPNLYTYKILVHGL, from the coding sequence ATGCAACGAGGTATGCACCTTAAACTCCATCGCTTTCTTCTGCCATCATTGAACTTACTTGCTTTTATGCCATATGCCCACCGTACAAGGCTATGTCTTCTTCATTCACAACCGCTTCCATCACGAGACGCTTACAAATTTGATAATGTTGAAGATGCTGTAGCTTTATTTAATTGCAAGGTTGATATGCATCCGCAGCCATCGATTGTGGAATTGACCAAAATCTTGGGAACGATTGTAAAGATGAAGTATTATGCCACGGCTATTCATCTTTATACCCATATGGAGTCAAAGGGCATCCTACCATTTAGTGTTACTTTGAACATCATGATCAATTGTTATGGCCATGCAGGTCAGATGGGTTTTGCACTCTCGGTAATGAGCAAGTTTGTTAAGTGGGGTTTTAAGCCAAGTGCTGTAACTTTTACTACACTAATGAAGGGGTTGTGTCTTAATGGTAAGATTTTGGATGCACTCTACATTTATGGTAAAATAGTTGCAAAAGGATTTTGGTTTGATGAAGTTATGTACGGAACCTTAATCAATGGACTGTGCAAGTCTGGAGAAACAAGAGTTGCTCTTCAAAGGCTTTGGAAAATGGAGGGTCAGTTTGTTAAGCCGAATCTTGTAATGTACAATATTGTTGTTGATGGTTTGTGCAAAGATGGACTTTTGAATGATGCACtggatttatattttaatatgctTGGTCGAGGAATTTCCCCTGATATTGTTACTTACACTTCATTAATATATGGTTTTTGTCATGCGGGCCAATGGAAAGAAGCTGGATTATTGCTGAATGAGATTTTTGTTAAAGACATCAGCCTAGATGTGTATACCTTTAACATAATAATTGATGCATTATGCAAAGAAGAGATGCTATTACAAGCCCACGATTTGTGCGATGTGATGATTCTAAGGGGCCAACAACCAAACATTATTACTTACACAATTTTGATGAATGGATATTGTTTGAACAATAAAGTTGATGAGGCAAGAAACTTATTTGATATGGTAATTGAAAGGGGTGTTGTGCCTGATGTTTGGAGTTATAACATCTTGATTAAAGGTTATTGCAAGATTAACAGAGTGGATGAGGCCATGAATTTGATGAAAGATATGTTTCGTAAGAACATAGTTCCAAACATTGTAACTTACAATACTCTAGTTGATGGCTTGTGCAAAGCTGGTAGAATCTCGTCTGCAAGGGAGATTGTTAATGAAATGCATTATTGCGGTCAACCATTCCCTAATGTAACCACTTATAATATCATTTTAGATTTCGTGTGCAAAAACCAGCATCTTGATGAGGCAATTAGATTATTTAAAAGTCTCATCTTTGAAAGACGTTTTATTCCAAATGTTTGGAGTTACAATATCTTGATTAGTGGTTATTGCAAGAATAAAAGATTAGATGGAGCCATGAATCTTTTACAAGATATGTTCAAGAATTTGGATCCAAATATTGAAACTTACAATATATTGTTACACGCGTTATGCGACAGACAGCAACTTGGCAAGGCAGTTATACTATTAAACCAAATTATTGATGATGATATTTGTCCTAATTTGTACACATACAAAATACTTGTACATGGTTTATAG